A portion of the Fusobacterium nucleatum genome contains these proteins:
- a CDS encoding ABC transporter ATP-binding protein, which yields MTEILKVENLTITYYSHSGSSQIGVKNVNFSLNEGEIYGIVGESGSGKSTILLAIMGLLYERAKIEGKIYFKGKEIQNLNKKEMKEVCFKEIGLIFQNQMESLNPSLTIEKQILEILRKKFSDKNELQKKLDEVLEMVGLELKNKKKYPHELSGGMRQRVFIAMGICLNPPLLLIDEPTTALEEESKKNILNLLKDIKRKYNTTMLIISHDFEVIEYLTEKVLILLRGNLIEKGRTEKILEEPKHPYTFALLQSSTFLNPWKDLWGIKEEEDEKYPCPFYKRCTQKVEACLNYIPYLKSDIEEGVACYKNGIEKLLVLKNIRKLFKTSEQKVEAVKNCSLRVRQGEIVALLGKSGSGKTTLLRIIAGLLSKDAGEICFFQEKIEKNNLISREKCLQIIEQDPFSSMNPSLTVEEIIAEPTVILHKKNLALCKETVVENLKKVGLETNYNFLKKQANELSGGQRQKVAIARALSMDPKLLLADEISSMLDESGKLNIMRLLKQLQHNIGFSVLLVTHDITLAKKVADYIYYMDSGCIIEEGSVRKIFCKKRGNDGY from the coding sequence ATGACAGAAATATTGAAAGTTGAAAATTTAACAATAACATATTACTCGCATTCTGGTTCTTCTCAAATAGGAGTAAAAAATGTAAATTTTTCTTTAAATGAAGGTGAAATATATGGCATTGTTGGAGAATCAGGAAGTGGAAAAAGTACAATATTATTAGCTATTATGGGATTGTTATATGAAAGAGCAAAAATAGAAGGAAAAATTTATTTTAAAGGAAAAGAAATACAAAACTTAAATAAAAAAGAAATGAAAGAAGTTTGTTTTAAAGAAATAGGATTAATTTTTCAAAATCAAATGGAATCTTTAAATCCCTCTTTAACAATCGAAAAACAAATTTTAGAGATATTAAGGAAAAAATTTTCAGATAAGAATGAATTACAAAAAAAATTAGATGAAGTTCTTGAAATGGTTGGTTTAGAATTAAAAAATAAGAAAAAATATCCACATGAGCTTTCTGGTGGAATGAGGCAAAGAGTTTTTATTGCAATGGGAATTTGTCTGAATCCTCCTTTGCTTTTAATTGATGAGCCAACTACTGCCTTAGAAGAAGAATCCAAAAAGAATATTTTAAATCTTTTAAAAGATATAAAAAGAAAATATAATACTACAATGTTAATTATTTCACATGATTTTGAAGTTATAGAGTATTTAACAGAAAAGGTATTAATCTTATTGAGAGGAAACCTTATAGAAAAAGGAAGAACAGAAAAAATATTAGAAGAGCCAAAACATCCTTATACTTTTGCTTTGTTACAGTCCAGTACCTTTTTAAATCCTTGGAAAGATTTATGGGGAATTAAAGAAGAAGAGGATGAGAAATATCCCTGTCCTTTCTATAAAAGATGTACACAGAAAGTAGAGGCTTGTTTAAATTATATTCCATATTTAAAATCAGACATTGAAGAGGGAGTTGCTTGTTATAAAAATGGAATAGAAAAACTTTTAGTGTTAAAAAATATAAGAAAGTTATTTAAAACTTCTGAACAGAAAGTGGAAGCTGTAAAAAATTGCTCACTTCGTGTTAGACAAGGAGAAATTGTTGCTTTATTAGGAAAATCAGGTTCTGGAAAAACTACTCTTTTAAGGATAATAGCAGGACTTTTATCCAAAGATGCAGGAGAAATATGTTTTTTTCAGGAAAAAATTGAAAAAAATAATTTAATATCCAGAGAAAAATGTTTGCAAATTATAGAGCAAGACCCTTTTTCTTCAATGAATCCCTCTCTTACAGTGGAAGAAATTATAGCTGAACCAACAGTCATTTTGCATAAAAAAAATTTAGCTTTGTGTAAAGAAACTGTAGTAGAAAATTTAAAGAAAGTTGGTTTAGAAACAAATTATAATTTTTTAAAAAAGCAAGCAAATGAGCTTTCAGGTGGGCAAAGACAAAAAGTGGCAATAGCAAGAGCATTATCTATGGATCCTAAGTTACTCTTAGCAGATGAGATTAGTTCTATGTTAGATGAATCTGGAAAATTAAATATTATGAGATTATTGAAGCAACTTCAACATAATATAGGATTTTCCGTACTTTTAGTTACACATGATATAACTCTTGCCAAAAAAGTTGCTGACTATATTTATTATATGGACTCTGGGTGTATAATAGAAGAAGGAAGTGTAAGAAAAATTTTTTGTAAAAAAAGGGGAAACGATGGATATTAA
- a CDS encoding PadR family transcriptional regulator, giving the protein MDINERSKFKHLTAFILVLLAEKNYSPREVKKSLLENFPGFTRDMSTVYRCLSSLEKEGLVTVDWYLPDGGAAKKIYSLTEKGWEALYEWKKDIVIRKRNFEVFLKKIENLIEGEK; this is encoded by the coding sequence ATGGATATTAATGAAAGATCTAAATTTAAGCATTTAACAGCTTTTATTTTGGTGTTATTAGCAGAGAAAAATTATAGTCCAAGAGAAGTGAAAAAATCTCTTTTAGAAAATTTTCCAGGATTTACCAGAGATATGTCAACGGTGTATCGTTGTCTTAGCAGTTTAGAAAAAGAAGGATTAGTAACAGTAGATTGGTATTTACCTGATGGAGGAGCAGCTAAAAAAATATATAGCTTAACAGAAAAAGGTTGGGAAGCCTTGTATGAATGGAAAAAAGACATTGTAATTAGAAAGAGAAATTTTGAAGTCTTTTTAAAAAAAATTGAAAATTTAATAGAAGGAGAAAAATGA
- a CDS encoding class I SAM-dependent methyltransferase, which yields MNIEEFEKIMQREDKKENQEDLEKIWDSKSEWFFKRTEKKQENFSDRLIFRMIKEKNLLNENSKVLDIGCGTGRHLLEFSKFTSYVTGTDISSKMLDYAKEKLKNVREAKFVHGNWMENFTKEKEFDLVFASMTPAITTIEHIKRMCLISKKYCLMERFVYNRDLIREEIEGILGRKLNKLHSNQKEYTYGVWNIVWNLGYFPEIYYDKYVYEAEKTVVDYMEQIIYTDEEKNKIIEFLKGKEKNGKIMSKEYVIKAIILWDVNIF from the coding sequence ATGAATATAGAGGAATTTGAGAAAATTATGCAAAGGGAAGATAAAAAGGAAAATCAAGAGGACTTAGAAAAAATATGGGATAGTAAGAGTGAATGGTTTTTTAAAAGAACAGAAAAAAAACAAGAAAATTTTTCAGATAGACTTATTTTTAGAATGATAAAAGAAAAAAATTTATTGAATGAAAATTCAAAAGTTTTAGATATTGGTTGTGGTACAGGAAGACATCTTTTAGAATTTTCAAAATTTACTTCTTATGTAACAGGAACAGATATTTCTTCTAAGATGTTAGATTATGCTAAAGAAAAATTAAAAAATGTAAGGGAAGCTAAATTTGTTCATGGAAATTGGATGGAAAATTTTACAAAAGAAAAAGAGTTTGATTTGGTATTTGCTAGTATGACTCCAGCGATTACTACTATTGAACATATAAAAAGAATGTGTTTAATCTCAAAAAAATATTGTTTGATGGAAAGATTTGTGTATAATAGAGACCTAATCAGAGAAGAAATAGAAGGAATATTAGGAAGGAAACTTAATAAACTTCATTCAAACCAAAAAGAGTATACTTATGGAGTGTGGAATATTGTATGGAATTTGGGTTATTTTCCAGAAATTTATTATGATAAATATGTTTATGAAGCCGAAAAAACTGTAGTAGATTATATGGAACAAATTATATATACAGATGAAGAAAAAAATAAAATAATAGAATTTTTAAAAGGAAAAGAAAAGAATGGAAAAATTATGTCAAAAGAATATGTTATAAAGGCAATTATTCTTTGGGATGTAAATATATTTTAA
- a CDS encoding BglG family transcription antiterminator: protein MLKKQHFELLKLIENEKKLPKIAELLTLTERSIRYKIDEINEELGTKKIEIKKREFFSSLTDEDMTKLVENVEGENYIYNQKERQELIILYTLMKKDNFLLKEVAEKLGTSKSTIRNDLKNLKKILLDYNIKLLQDDKLKYYFDYLEDDYRYFIATYLYKYVSFDEKYDKIFFDDISYFRKVIYKEIKDEYITEINSVSKKMKKAELDYMDETLNILAILMVISQKREKKNSNLKIENIKILEKRKEYLQLKKIFTDFSNTNLMFFTDYLFRITRDEKDIFVKFKNWLDIIVAVNKIVRTFEIKIKVDLKNIDIFLDEIFYYIKPLIFRTKKRIKLKNSILKDVKKLYPSIFNFLKKNFYFLEEVINEKVSDEEIAYLVPFFHKALQNNNKINKKGILVTTYKENIALFLKENIEAEFLIDIDKILTLKSFEQIVKDLENYDYILTTFSVEKDFVKEIKRTKIIELNPILTEKDIKKLEEAGLTKNKKIKMTALLKVVLENSSDVNVKKLINSLDETFPEKIYNDVDKNKFLLGNFLKQEDIFKTNLNSFEEILTKIFKLSFLQKNDINGIMNKASNNNFYSYLGEKIGIIFHKLNTKNSQDKVLIAINEKEICINGKKISTIILINSNCEIKYKAIIYNFVKLFFQNKKFSFNNNRLDIYDYLISNI from the coding sequence ATGCTAAAAAAGCAGCATTTTGAATTGTTAAAACTTATTGAAAATGAAAAAAAATTACCTAAAATAGCAGAACTTTTAACTTTAACAGAAAGAAGTATTCGTTATAAGATAGATGAAATTAATGAAGAATTAGGCACAAAAAAAATAGAGATAAAAAAAAGAGAATTTTTTTCTTCTTTAACTGATGAAGATATGACTAAACTTGTTGAAAATGTTGAAGGAGAAAACTATATATATAATCAGAAGGAAAGACAAGAGTTAATCATACTTTACACTTTGATGAAAAAAGATAACTTTTTATTAAAAGAAGTTGCTGAAAAACTTGGAACGAGTAAATCTACTATTAGAAATGATTTAAAAAATTTAAAAAAAATATTATTGGATTATAATATAAAATTATTACAAGATGACAAATTAAAATATTATTTTGACTATTTGGAGGATGATTATAGATACTTTATAGCAACCTACCTCTATAAATATGTAAGTTTTGATGAAAAATATGACAAAATATTTTTTGATGACATAAGTTATTTTAGAAAAGTTATTTACAAAGAAATTAAAGATGAATACATAACTGAGATAAATTCTGTTTCTAAGAAGATGAAGAAAGCAGAATTGGATTATATGGATGAAACATTAAATATATTAGCTATTTTAATGGTTATTTCACAAAAAAGAGAAAAGAAAAATTCCAATTTAAAAATTGAAAATATAAAAATTTTAGAAAAAAGGAAAGAATATTTACAACTAAAAAAAATTTTTACTGATTTTTCAAATACAAATTTAATGTTTTTCACAGATTATTTATTTAGAATCACAAGAGATGAAAAAGATATTTTTGTAAAATTCAAAAATTGGTTAGACATTATTGTTGCTGTAAATAAAATAGTAAGAACTTTTGAAATTAAAATTAAGGTTGATTTAAAAAATATAGATATTTTTCTAGATGAGATATTTTACTATATAAAACCTTTAATTTTTAGAACAAAAAAAAGAATAAAGTTAAAAAATTCAATATTAAAAGATGTAAAAAAGCTTTACCCTTCAATATTTAATTTTTTAAAAAAGAATTTCTATTTTTTAGAAGAAGTTATTAATGAGAAAGTTTCAGATGAAGAAATAGCATACTTGGTACCTTTTTTTCATAAGGCTTTGCAAAATAATAATAAGATAAACAAAAAAGGAATACTTGTTACTACATATAAAGAAAATATAGCACTTTTCTTAAAGGAAAATATAGAAGCAGAATTTTTAATTGATATAGACAAGATTTTGACTCTGAAGAGTTTTGAACAAATAGTAAAAGATTTAGAAAACTATGATTATATTTTAACAACTTTCTCTGTGGAAAAGGATTTTGTGAAAGAAATTAAACGTACTAAAATTATAGAACTAAATCCTATTTTAACAGAAAAAGATATAAAAAAACTTGAAGAAGCAGGGCTTACAAAAAATAAAAAAATAAAAATGACAGCTTTACTAAAAGTTGTATTAGAAAATTCGTCTGATGTAAATGTAAAAAAACTTATAAATAGCTTAGATGAAACATTTCCAGAAAAAATCTACAATGATGTAGACAAAAATAAATTTCTATTAGGAAACTTTTTAAAGCAAGAAGATATTTTTAAAACAAATTTAAACTCATTTGAAGAAATTTTAACTAAAATTTTCAAATTATCTTTCTTGCAAAAAAATGATATTAATGGTATCATGAATAAGGCATCAAATAATAATTTTTACTCTTATTTAGGAGAAAAAATTGGAATAATTTTTCATAAATTAAATACAAAAAATAGTCAAGATAAGGTACTGATTGCAATAAATGAAAAAGAAATATGCATAAATGGTAAAAAAATTAGTACAATTATATTAATAAATTCAAATTGTGAAATAAAATATAAGGCAATTATTTATAATTTTGTGAAATTATTTTTCCAAAATAAAAAATTTAGTTTTAATAACAATAGATTGGATATCTATGATTATTTAATAAGTAACATCTAA
- a CDS encoding OadG family protein: MWTSNTMTFGESLITFLIGFSIVFFALISLALFIIISSKVINLLVKEEAPEQKPVVSNVNANTATKAVVKEDNQEEAERLAVIISAISEEMREPVERFTIVSITEI, encoded by the coding sequence ATGTGGACATCTAATACTATGACTTTTGGAGAAAGCTTAATAACTTTTTTGATAGGTTTTTCAATAGTGTTTTTTGCTTTAATATCATTAGCATTATTTATAATTATATCATCAAAAGTTATAAATCTTCTAGTTAAAGAAGAAGCACCTGAGCAAAAGCCAGTTGTCAGCAATGTAAATGCAAATACGGCTACAAAAGCGGTTGTTAAAGAAGACAACCAAGAAGAAGCTGAAAGATTAGCAGTTATAATCTCAGCTATTAGTGAAGAGATGAGAGAACCTGTTGAAAGATTCACTATTGTTAGTATAACAGAAATTTAA
- a CDS encoding biotin/lipoyl-containing protein — protein MKYVVTVNGKKFEVEVEKVGGAGKSLSRQPVERRETVVKSEPVVETKVAAAPVEAAPAATATTGGTTITSPMPGSILDVKVNVGDKVKFGQTLAILEAMKMENDIPATADGEVAEIRVKKGDVVETDSVLIVLK, from the coding sequence ATGAAATACGTAGTAACAGTAAATGGTAAAAAATTTGAGGTTGAAGTTGAAAAAGTTGGAGGAGCAGGAAAATCATTATCTCGTCAACCTGTTGAAAGAAGAGAAACAGTTGTAAAATCAGAACCTGTTGTTGAAACTAAAGTAGCAGCAGCTCCAGTTGAAGCAGCTCCAGCAGCAACAGCTACCACTGGAGGAACTACAATAACAAGTCCAATGCCTGGATCAATTTTAGATGTTAAAGTAAATGTAGGAGATAAAGTAAAATTTGGTCAAACTCTTGCAATTCTAGAAGCAATGAAAATGGAAAATGATATCCCAGCAACAGCTGATGGTGAAGTTGCTGAAATAAGAGTTAAAAAAGGAGACGTTGTAGAAACTGACTCAGTTTTAATAGTATTAAAATAA
- a CDS encoding sodium ion-translocating decarboxylase subunit beta, with translation MSFFSVLAELLEASGFAALTWQNIAMILVSFVLFYLAIVKKFEPLLLLPISFGMFLVNLPLAGLMDEGGVINIMSYGVKSNLFPCLVFMGVGAMTDFSPLIANPISLILGAAAQLGIYVAFIFATQIGFTPAEAAAIGIIGGADGPTSIYIANNLAPHLLAPIAVAAYSYMALIPLIQPPIMKALTTKKERAVKMGQLRKVSKTEKIVFPIAVVLFTSLLLPSVAPLLGLLMLGNLFKESGVVQRLSDTAQNAMINIITIMLGLSVGAKADGATFLDISTLKIIAMGLAAFCFSTAGGVFLGKLLYIITGGKINPLIGSAGVSAVPMAARVSQTVGAKENPTNFLLMHAMGPNVAGVIGSAVAAGFFMMIFKGTM, from the coding sequence ATGAGTTTTTTTAGTGTATTAGCAGAACTATTAGAGGCGTCAGGTTTTGCAGCTCTTACTTGGCAGAATATTGCTATGATACTAGTATCATTTGTTTTATTCTATCTAGCAATAGTTAAAAAATTTGAACCATTATTATTACTACCTATATCTTTTGGTATGTTCTTGGTAAATTTACCATTAGCAGGATTGATGGATGAAGGTGGAGTTATAAACATAATGTCTTATGGAGTAAAAAGTAATCTATTCCCTTGTCTAGTATTTATGGGAGTTGGAGCAATGACAGATTTTTCTCCATTGATAGCTAATCCTATTAGTTTAATACTAGGAGCAGCAGCACAATTAGGAATATATGTAGCATTTATATTTGCAACTCAAATAGGATTTACACCAGCTGAAGCAGCAGCTATTGGAATCATTGGAGGAGCAGATGGACCTACATCTATATATATAGCAAATAACTTAGCACCACATTTACTAGCTCCAATAGCAGTTGCAGCTTATTCATATATGGCATTGATACCATTAATTCAACCACCTATTATGAAAGCTCTAACTACTAAAAAAGAAAGAGCAGTAAAAATGGGACAATTAAGAAAAGTTTCTAAAACAGAAAAAATAGTTTTCCCAATAGCAGTTGTATTATTTACTTCTCTATTATTACCATCAGTTGCTCCATTACTTGGACTTTTGATGTTAGGAAACCTATTTAAAGAATCAGGAGTTGTTCAAAGATTATCTGACACAGCTCAAAATGCTATGATTAATATAATAACAATTATGTTAGGATTAAGTGTTGGAGCAAAAGCAGATGGAGCGACTTTTCTAGATATAAGTACATTGAAAATTATTGCTATGGGACTTGCAGCTTTCTGTTTCTCAACTGCAGGTGGAGTTTTTTTAGGGAAACTTCTTTATATCATAACTGGTGGAAAGATAAATCCACTTATAGGTTCAGCTGGAGTTTCAGCAGTTCCTATGGCAGCACGTGTTTCTCAAACAGTTGGTGCAAAAGAAAACCCAACTAACTTCTTATTAATGCACGCAATGGGACCAAATGTTGCTGGAGTTATAGGTTCAGCAGTTGCAGCTGGATTCTTTATGATGATATTTAAAGGAACAATGTAA
- the gctA gene encoding glutaconate CoA-transferase subunit A produces MSKIMSLHDAIAKYVESGDSLCFGGFTTNRKPYAAVYEIIRQGQTDFIGYSGPAGGDWDMLIGCGRIKAFINCYIANSGYTNVCRRFRDAVEKKHNLLLEDYSQDVIMLMLHASSLGLPYLPVKLMEGSDLEYKWGISAEIRKTIPKLPDKKLERIPNPFKEGEEVIAVPVPRLDTAIISVQKASINGTCSIEGDEFHDIDIAIAAKKVIVIAEEIVTEEEIRRDPSKNSIPQFCVDAVVHVPYGTHPSQLYNYYDYDADFYKMYDKVTKTDEDFEQFIKEWVIDVKDHEGYLAKLGLPRVSKLKVVPGFQYAAKLVKDGE; encoded by the coding sequence GTGAGCAAAATAATGTCTTTACATGATGCAATAGCAAAATATGTTGAATCTGGCGATAGCTTATGTTTTGGAGGATTCACAACAAACAGAAAGCCTTATGCGGCTGTTTACGAAATTATTAGACAAGGACAAACAGATTTTATAGGATATTCTGGTCCAGCAGGTGGAGATTGGGATATGTTAATAGGATGTGGAAGAATAAAAGCTTTCATAAACTGTTATATAGCTAACTCAGGATATACTAATGTTTGTAGAAGATTCAGAGATGCAGTAGAAAAGAAACATAATTTATTATTAGAAGATTATTCTCAAGATGTTATTATGTTAATGTTACATGCTTCTTCATTAGGTTTACCATATTTACCAGTAAAATTAATGGAAGGTAGTGACCTAGAATACAAATGGGGAATAAGTGCGGAAATCAGAAAGACAATTCCTAAATTGCCTGACAAGAAATTAGAAAGAATACCTAATCCTTTTAAAGAAGGAGAAGAAGTAATAGCAGTTCCAGTTCCAAGACTAGATACAGCTATAATTTCTGTTCAAAAAGCTTCTATTAATGGAACTTGCTCAATAGAAGGAGATGAATTCCATGATATAGATATTGCAATAGCTGCTAAAAAAGTTATAGTTATAGCAGAAGAAATTGTAACAGAAGAAGAAATTAGAAGAGATCCTTCTAAAAACTCAATACCTCAATTTTGTGTAGATGCTGTAGTTCATGTACCTTATGGAACACATCCATCTCAACTATATAATTATTATGACTATGATGCTGACTTCTATAAAATGTATGATAAAGTAACTAAAACAGATGAAGACTTTGAACAATTCATAAAAGAATGGGTTATAGATGTTAAGGATCATGAAGGATACTTAGCTAAATTAGGGTTACCAAGAGTAAGCAAATTAAAAGTAGTACCAGGATTCCAATATGCTGCAAAATTAGTTAAGGATGGTGAATAA
- the gctB gene encoding glutaconate CoA-transferase subunit B, whose amino-acid sequence MAKNYKNYTNKEMQAITIAKEIKDGQIVIVGTGLPLIGATVAKNKFAPNCKLIVESGLMDCSPIEVPRSVGDLRLMGHCAVQWPNVRFIGFETNEYLNGNDRMIAFIGGAQINPYGDLNSTIIGDDYIKPKTRFTGSGGANGIATYSNTVIMMQHEKRRFIDKIDYITSVGWAGGPGGREKLGLPGNRGPLAVVTDKGILRFDEKTKRMYLAGYYPGVTIEDIVENTGFEIDTSRAVQLEAPSEEIIKMIREDIDPGQAFIKVPVEE is encoded by the coding sequence ATGGCAAAAAATTATAAAAACTATACAAATAAAGAAATGCAAGCTATTACCATTGCTAAAGAAATTAAAGATGGACAAATAGTTATTGTAGGAACAGGATTACCTTTAATAGGAGCAACTGTTGCTAAAAATAAATTTGCCCCTAACTGTAAATTAATAGTTGAAAGTGGATTAATGGATTGTAGTCCAATAGAAGTTCCAAGAAGTGTTGGAGATTTAAGACTTATGGGACACTGTGCTGTTCAATGGCCAAATGTAAGATTTATAGGTTTTGAAACTAATGAATACTTAAATGGAAATGACAGAATGATAGCTTTCATTGGAGGAGCTCAAATAAATCCTTATGGAGATTTAAACTCTACTATCATTGGTGATGACTATATAAAACCAAAAACAAGATTTACAGGAAGTGGAGGAGCTAATGGTATAGCTACTTACTCAAATACTGTAATAATGATGCAACATGAAAAAAGAAGATTTATAGATAAAATTGACTATATAACAAGTGTTGGATGGGCAGGAGGACCAGGAGGGAGAGAAAAATTAGGACTTCCTGGAAACAGAGGACCACTTGCTGTTGTTACAGACAAAGGTATTTTAAGATTTGATGAAAAGACTAAGAGAATGTACTTAGCAGGATATTATCCAGGAGTTACAATAGAAGATATAGTTGAAAACACTGGATTTGAAATTGATACTTCAAGAGCAGTACAATTAGAAGCTCCAAGTGAAGAAATCATAAAAATGATAAGAGAAGATATAGATCCAGGACAAGCATTTATAAAAGTTCCAGTGGAAGAATAA
- a CDS encoding acyl-CoA carboxylase subunit beta, translating to MNYSMPKYFQNMPQVGKALANIDEANENAVKEIEAAIADSVAAMQDSGTSDEKIHDKGQMTALERVAELVDEGTWYPLNTLYNPENFETGTGIVKGLGRIGGKWAVVVASDNKKIVGAWVPGQADNLLRASDTAKCLGIPLVYVLNCSGVKLDEQEKVYANRRGGGTPFFRNAELQQLGIPVIVGIYGTNPAGGGYHSISPTILIAHKDANMAVGGAGIVGGMNPKGYIDMEGAIQIAEATMAAKKVEVPGTIHVHYDKTGFFREVYDDEIGVIDGIKKYMDYLPAYDLEFFRVDEPTEPALDPNDLYSIIPMNQKKIYNIYDVIGRLFDNSEFSEYKKGYGPEVVTGIAKVDGLLVGVIANAQGLLMNYPEYREKAVGIGGKLYRQGLIKMSEFVTLCSRDRLPIVWLQDTSGIDVGNPAEEAELLGLGQSLIYSIENSHVPQIEITIRKGSAAAHYVLGGPQGNNTNAFSLGTAATEVYVMNGETAASAMYSRRLAKDYKAGKDLQPTIDKMNQLINEYTAKSRPAYCAKTGMVDEIVPLYDLRGYISAFANAVYQNPKSICAFHQMILPRAIREFETYTKK from the coding sequence ATGAATTATTCAATGCCTAAATATTTTCAAAATATGCCACAAGTAGGAAAGGCACTAGCTAATATTGATGAAGCTAATGAAAATGCAGTAAAAGAAATTGAAGCAGCAATTGCTGATAGTGTTGCAGCAATGCAAGATTCAGGGACTTCTGATGAAAAAATTCATGATAAAGGTCAAATGACTGCATTAGAAAGAGTAGCAGAATTAGTAGATGAAGGAACTTGGTATCCTTTAAATACTCTATACAATCCTGAAAACTTTGAAACTGGAACAGGTATAGTAAAAGGACTAGGAAGAATTGGTGGAAAATGGGCAGTAGTTGTGGCCTCTGATAATAAGAAAATAGTTGGAGCTTGGGTTCCAGGACAAGCTGATAATCTATTAAGAGCATCAGACACAGCTAAATGTTTAGGAATTCCGTTAGTTTATGTACTAAATTGTAGTGGTGTTAAACTTGATGAACAAGAAAAAGTTTATGCAAACAGAAGAGGAGGAGGAACTCCATTTTTCCGTAATGCTGAATTACAACAATTGGGAATACCAGTAATAGTTGGAATCTATGGAACAAACCCAGCAGGAGGAGGATATCATAGTATCAGTCCTACAATATTAATAGCTCATAAAGATGCTAATATGGCAGTTGGAGGAGCAGGAATTGTTGGAGGAATGAATCCAAAAGGATATATAGATATGGAAGGTGCTATCCAAATAGCTGAAGCTACAATGGCCGCTAAAAAAGTTGAAGTTCCAGGAACTATCCATGTTCACTATGATAAAACTGGGTTCTTTAGAGAAGTTTATGATGATGAAATTGGAGTTATAGATGGAATTAAAAAATATATGGATTATCTACCAGCGTACGATTTAGAATTTTTCAGAGTTGATGAACCAACTGAACCAGCTCTTGATCCAAATGATTTATATTCAATAATTCCAATGAATCAAAAGAAAATCTATAATATCTATGATGTAATTGGACGTTTATTTGATAACAGTGAATTTTCTGAATATAAAAAAGGATATGGACCAGAAGTTGTAACAGGAATTGCCAAAGTTGATGGATTATTAGTAGGAGTTATTGCAAATGCACAAGGACTATTAATGAATTATCCTGAATATAGAGAAAAAGCAGTTGGAATTGGTGGTAAACTATATCGTCAAGGGCTTATTAAAATGAGTGAATTCGTAACTCTTTGCTCAAGAGATAGATTACCAATAGTTTGGTTACAAGATACAAGTGGTATAGATGTAGGAAATCCTGCTGAAGAAGCTGAATTACTAGGATTAGGACAATCTTTAATCTACTCAATAGAAAATTCACATGTACCTCAAATAGAAATTACTATTAGAAAAGGTTCAGCAGCAGCTCACTATGTATTAGGTGGGCCACAAGGTAATAATACAAATGCTTTCTCATTAGGAACAGCAGCAACAGAAGTATATGTAATGAATGGAGAAACAGCAGCTTCTGCAATGTACTCAAGAAGACTTGCAAAAGATTATAAAGCTGGAAAAGATTTACAACCTACAATTGACAAAATGAACCAATTGATAAATGAATATACAGCTAAATCAAGACCAGCATACTGTGCTAAAACAGGTATGGTTGATGAAATAGTACCTTTATATGATTTAAGAGGATATATCTCTGCGTTTGCTAATGCAGTATATCAAAACCCTAAATCAATCTGTGCTTTCCATCAAATGATCTTACCTAGAGCAATAAGAGAATTTGAAACTTATACAAAGAAATAA